A DNA window from Pyrus communis chromosome 3, drPyrComm1.1, whole genome shotgun sequence contains the following coding sequences:
- the LOC137729551 gene encoding probable LRR receptor-like serine/threonine-protein kinase At2g16250 — MMYQRSVLSCALVLVVVGLLLEPTFEQPSQPPLPLGLPAEKAALLDLRSSLGLRGRDWPRKADPCFIWRGVECRNGRVVGINISGFRRTRLGSRNPQFSVNALANLTLLHSFNASNFLLPGSIPDWFGQQLISLQVLDLTDCSVIGSIPLSLGNSTNLTALYLSHNNLTGTVPATLSQLLGLSVLDLSRNRLTGSIPTSFGNLGNLSVIDISGNYLSGSIPPGIGTLLKLQYLNLSSNMLSASIPPQLGNLGSLVDLDLSANLLARSVPADLRGLRNLQRMLVADNLLSGTLPDNLFPTPTQLQAIVLRNNGFTGGLPNMLWSIPKLSLLDVSGNNFTGMLPNSSSNANGTAAVFNISRNLFYGGLTPLLGRFSVIDVSGNYFEGGVPGYVGTNASLGSNCLQNVKNQRTLTECSSFYSDRGLAFDNFGQPNSTPPGNSNKKVIILAAVLGGVGLIVLLVLFCVLLFLCLRKRGTTPQSGVGMGPVTAGSSPPPPGASINFSSVGDAFTYQQLLQAAGEFNNANLIKNGHSGDLFRGVLENGIPVVIKRIDLSSTKKEAYLQELDFFSKVSHTRFVPLLGHCLENENEKFLVYKYMPNGDLSNSLFKKTSTEDDSLQSLDWITRLKIALGAAEGLSYLHHECNPPHVHRDVQASSILLDDKFEVRLGSLSDVCPQEGDTHQSRITRLLRLPQSSEQGASGSPAALCAYDVYCFGKVLLELVTGKLGISASSDTKVKELLDQILPYISIYDKELVTKIVDPSLIVDEDLLEEVWAMAVVARSCLNPKPSRRPLMRYILKALENPLKVVREDSSGSARLRTASSRGSWNAAVFGSWRSSSEVVTIPGASTTKGEGVSGLKHSGTSGSQGSGPNGGGEHSSSRRRHSRDIFPEPSGVHDVEKPDQD, encoded by the exons ATGATGTATCAGCGAAGCGTATTATCGTGTGCGttggtgttggtggtggtggggttgCTGTTAGAGCCCACATTTGAGCAGCCCAGCCAGCCGCCATTGCCACTGGGTTTACCGGCTGAGAAGGCAGCGCTGCTGGACCTCAGGTCGTCGTTAGGCTTGAGGGGCAGGGACTGGCCGAGAAAGGCCGACCCTTGTTTCATTTGGAGAGGTGTGGAATGTCGGAATGGTAGAGTTGTTGGGATTAACATTTCGGGGTTTAGAAGGACTAGACTTGGCAGTCGAAACCCACAATTTTCTGTCAATGCTTTAGCCAATTTAACCCTTTTACACTCTTTCAATGCTTCCAATTTCCTGCTACCGGGTTCAATTCCCGACTGGTTTGGACAACAACTCATATCCCTACAAGTGCTTGATCTCACTGATTGTTCTGTGATTGGTTCTATTCCATTGAGTCTGGGAAATTCAACCAATCTGACTGCTCTGTATTTGTCACATAACAACCTTACCGGGACAGTTCCTGCTACTTTGAGCCAGTTGCTAGGCCTTTCGGTTCTTGATCTTTCGCGAAATCGCCTTACTGGATCCATTCCTACATCCTTTGGCAACCTTGGGAATCTGTCTGTGATTGACATTTCTGGGAATTACTTATCCGGGTCGATTCCTCCGGGCATTGGGACCCTGTTGAAGCTTCAGTATTTGAATCTTTCGAGCAACATGTTGTCTGCTTCGATACCTCCTCAACTTGGGAACCTTGGTAGCTTGGTTGACCTTGATCTAAGTGCCAATCTGTTGGCCAGGTCAGTGCCTGCAGATTTGAGGGGGTTAAGGAACTTGCAGAGAATGCTAGTTGCAGACAATTTGCTTAGTGGGACTTTGCCGGATAATCTGTTTCCAACACCGACGCAGTTGCAGGCCATAGTTCTGAGAAACAATGGTTTCACTGGTGGTCTTCCTAACATGCTGTGGTCAATTCCCAAACTGAGCCTTCTTGATGTTTCTGGCAATAATTTCACTGGTATGCTGCCCAATTCTAGCTCAAATGCTAATGGCACTGCTGCAGTATTCAATATTTCTCGGAATCTGTTCTATGGAGGTCTAACGCCTTTACTTGGAAGGTTCAGCGTCATTGATGTTTCGGGAAACTATTTTGAAGGTGGTGTACCAGGGTATGTGGGCACAAATGCATCTCTTGGCAGCAATTGCCTCCAAAATGTGAAGAATCAGAGGACATTGACGGAATGCTCTTCGTTCTATTCTGACAGGGGTTTGGCTTTTGATAATTTTGGACAGCCAAATTCTACACCTCCTGGGAACAGCAATAAAAAGGTGATCATCTTGGCAGCAGTTTTAGGGGGAGTTGGTTTGATTGTGCTTTTAGTGTTGTTTTGCGTGCTGCTATTCCTATGTTTACGCAAAAGGGGAACTACACCTCAAAGTGGAGTTGGCATGGGGCCAGTTACTGCAGGCAGCAGTCCACCACCTCCAGGAGCATCGATTAACTTTTCTAGTGTAGGAGATGCTTTCACATATCAGCAGCTGCTTCAAGCCGCTGGTGAATTCAACAATGCAAACTTGATAAAAAATGGCCACTCAGGGGATCTCTTCAGGGGGGTCCTAGAAAATGGGATCCCTGTGGTCATCAAACGGATTGATTTAAGCTCAACTAAAAAGGAAGCATACCTGCAGGAATTGGATTTCTTTAGTAAGGTGTCACATACAAGATTTGTTCCCCTTTTGGGACACTGTTTAGAGAACGAGAATGAGAAGTTCCTGGTCTACAAATATATGCCAAATGGGGACTTATCAAATTCATTGTTTAAGAAAACCAGCACAGAGGATGATAGTTTACAGTCGTTGGATTGGATAACGAGATTAAAGATTGCGTTAGGCGCAGCAGAGGGTCTCTCCTATTTGCATCATGAATGCAATCCCCCCCACGTGCACAG GGATGTTCAAGCAAGCAGTATACTTCTTGATGATAAATTTGAAGTGCGGCTAGGGAGCCTGAGTGATGTCTGTCCTCAAGAAGGGGACACCCATCAAAGCAGGATTACTAGGTTGCTACGCTTGCCACA GTCATCTGAACAAGGTGCTTCTG GTTCACCGGCAGCTTTGTGTGCCTATGATGTTTACTGTTTTGGGAAGGTGTTGCTTGAACTTGTAACAGGTAAATTGGGCATAAGTGCTTCCAGTGATACGAAGGTGAAGGAATTGTTAGATCAGATACTACCATACATCAGTATATATGATAAAGAACTTGTGACAAAAATTGTGGATCCATCGCTGATTGTGGATGAGGACCTATTAGAGGAAGTCTGGGCCATGGCTGTCGTGGCCAGGTCCTGCCTAAATCCGAAGCCCTCAAGGCGTCCCCTAATGAGATATATTCTCAAGGCTTTGGAAAACCCTTTGAAGGTGGTGAGGGAAGATAGCTCCGGCTCTGCAAGGCTCAGAACAGCCTCTTCCAGAGGGTCTTGGAATGCTGCTGTGTTTGGTAGCTGGCGCAGCTCATCTGAGGTAGTGACTATCCCAGGAGCCTCAACTACGAAAGGGGAAGGAGTGAGTGGCTTAAAACATTCAGGAACCAGCGGTTCACAGGGAAGTGGTCCGAATGGTGGCGGGGAACATTCATCCTCACGCAGACGGCATTCTAGGGATATCTTTCCGGAACCATCTGGTGTACATGATGTAGAAAAACCTGACCAGGACTAG